One stretch of Arachis duranensis cultivar V14167 chromosome 1, aradu.V14167.gnm2.J7QH, whole genome shotgun sequence DNA includes these proteins:
- the LOC107492675 gene encoding uncharacterized protein LOC107492675, whose product MGGLKVVTPCLQWSLPHYSPSSSPSSCSQTLASAISSPSYVYSYASSKRRSFNPSVSCRFVHPCTLFKTTSFLHKSRSLDFHNHVFSTNNRTPIRRSCSASLDSFSDEEFAKKIEDLTLGFQLNEDDSDSDGTYSPTSSSNFVNGQSIPEPPWMVSGGGEEIIIPANIERKANSVELPFSLRIIKKKLQWKEGFREAGESACCSVKKAFSSMVFIIRELHSYTLQMRETLCYQDLQGILERVQTEMHASFVWLFQQVFSHTPTLMVYVMILLANFTVHSMGHNAAVMAAVNPPTLTMEMEEEESVSDNQSGFDSSAVKTFTVSSSNGKKTTSVGGGNGGGGKFRPAAHGTDGEGRSDRSDRHQGTVFPDGLSSSQSQVYRTGESNNNNNNNNAESSSVEEEEEELWSSMVEEASRMEDVNRGSMKQFVSPVTAKMESDDYAEYLRTELVYQTGLSKEPNNSLLLSNYAQFLYLVAHDYDRAEEYFKKAIGVEPRDPEAFNKYATFLWKAKNDLWAAEETYLEAISAEPTNSFYAADYAHFLWNTGGEDTCYPLSSDASQEL is encoded by the exons ATGGGAGGATTGAAGGTTGTTACTCCATGTTTGCAATGGTCATTACCTCATTAttccccttcttcttctccttcctcttGTTCTCAAACCCTAGCTTCTGCGATTTCATCCCCTTCTTATGTATATTCCTATGCTTCGTCAAAACGACGCAGTTTTAATCCTTCCGTATCGTGCCGATTCGTCCACCCTTGCACACTCttcaaaacgacgtcgtttctcCACAAGTCTCGATCCTTAGATTTTCACAATCACGTCTTCTCTACCAACAACAGAACACCGATCAGAAGATCCTGTAGCGCGAGCTTAGATTCCTTCTCCGACGAGGAATTCGCTAAGAAGATCGAAGACTTGACCCTCGGGTTCCAGCTCAACGAAGACGATTCAGATTCGGACGGCACTTATTCTCCAACCTCGTCCTCGAATTTCGTGAATGGGCAGAGCATCCCGGAGCCGCCGTGGATGGTGTCCGGCGGTGGTGAGGAGATAATAATTCCGGCGAACATAGAGCGGAAAGCGAACAGCGTGGAGCTTCCGTTCTCATTGAGGATCATCAAGAAGAAGCTCCAATGGAAGGAAGGTTTTAGGGAGGCAGGTGAATCCGCGTGCTGTTCGGTGAAGAAAGCGTTCTCTTCTATGGTGTTCATCATTCGAGAGCTCCATAGCTACACCCTCCAGATGAGAGAGACTCTCTGCTACCAAGACCTACAAGGAATCCTCGAGAGGGTACAAACGGAAATGCACGCTTCCTTCGTTTGGCTCTTCCAGCAAGTGTTCTCACACACCCCTACTCTCATGGTTTATGTCATGATCTTGCTCGCCAATTTCACCGTTCATTCCATGGGACACAACGCCGCCGTCATGGCCGCCGTGAATCCACCTACGCTGACCATGGAGATGGAGGAAGAGGAGTCTGTCAGTGATAATCAGAGCGGATTTGATTCCTCTGCGGTAAAGACATTCACCGTGTCATCATCTAACGGGAAGAAAACGACTTCCGTTGGTGGCGGAAACGGTGGCGGAGGGAAATTCCGGCCAGCGGCGCACGGAACCGACGGGGAAGGCCGGTCTGACCGGTCGGACCGGCACCAGGGAACGGTTTTCCCTGACGGTTTGTCGTCGTCGCAGTCTCAGGTTTACAGAACAGGGGAgagcaataacaataataataataataatgcggAGTCTTCGTCagtggaggaggaagaagaggagcttTGGAGTTCGATGGTGGAGGAAGCTTCTAGAATGGAGGATGTGAATCGTGGCTCGATGAAACAGTTCGTTTCGCCCGTAACAGCCAAGATGGAGAGTGATGACTATGCTGAGTATCTGAGAACGGAGTTGGTTTACCAAACGGGCTTGTCCAAGGAACCAAAcaactctcttcttctctcaaaTTATGCTCAGTTCCTCTACCTCGTTGCACATGATTACGACAG AGCGGAAGAATACTTCAAGAAGGCAATAGGGGTGGAACCTCGTGATCCAGAGGCATTCAATAAGTACGCAACGTTTCTATGGAAAGCGAAGAATGATTTGTGGGCTGCAGAAGAGACTTATTTGGAAGCAATTTCAGCTGAGCCTACAAACTCTTTCTATGCCGCTGATTATGCTCATTTCTTATGGAACACTGGTGGGGAAGACACTTGTTACCCTTTGTCATCTGATGCCTCCCAAGAGCTTTAA